One window from the genome of [Clostridium] celerecrescens 18A encodes:
- a CDS encoding C40 family peptidase, with protein MNIKIRWKRRSAYSVFLAAAAVSLLAGCNKTEAVKGPGKDATPSIAIVTEQKNELQPIDALTPGGDLMPRLLMVPEQKENPIPEYLRNGVEHPVVASLQERLMNLGFMDNDEPTQYFGNVTEAAIKTFQRQNGLAQDGIVGPETLNSIMSPSAKYYAVSKGVEGDDISRIQSRLYELGYLASAGQVSGSFGDETEAAVEKLQEVNGLNIDGKVGRQTINLLYSEEIKPNFLSYGEKSYLVLSSQQRLKELGYLTTTPDGAYGNDTVIAVKQFQSRNDLVVDGYLGPSTRITLMSAGAQPNGLTLGEQGESVTRIQQLLNKYGYLASANVTGYYGEVTEKAVKAFQNNNGLKADGSVGQLTMSKLTGSGIKSAGSSGSAGGSSGGTVKGGSGVSGLLSIARSKLGRPYVWGAKGSESFDCSGFVYWSLNQAGVRQSYLTSSGWRNVGKYTKITSFGNLQAGDIVVVSGHVGIVAGGGKVIDASSSNGRVVERSLSSWWKRNFICGWRIFG; from the coding sequence ATGAACATAAAAATAAGATGGAAAAGGCGTTCTGCCTACTCTGTATTTTTGGCAGCAGCAGCTGTTTCTTTATTAGCAGGCTGCAATAAAACAGAAGCAGTCAAAGGACCTGGAAAGGATGCAACGCCATCCATTGCCATAGTAACGGAACAAAAAAATGAACTGCAGCCTATTGATGCACTTACTCCAGGGGGAGATTTAATGCCAAGACTTCTTATGGTGCCGGAACAAAAAGAAAATCCTATCCCGGAGTATTTGCGGAACGGAGTAGAGCATCCGGTGGTGGCCAGCCTTCAGGAGCGTTTGATGAATTTAGGCTTTATGGACAACGATGAGCCCACCCAGTATTTTGGTAATGTGACTGAGGCTGCAATTAAGACGTTCCAGCGACAAAATGGCCTGGCTCAGGATGGAATCGTAGGGCCGGAGACGTTAAATTCCATTATGTCACCATCTGCCAAATATTATGCTGTGTCAAAGGGTGTGGAGGGTGACGACATATCACGGATCCAGAGCCGCCTTTATGAGCTGGGGTATCTTGCCAGTGCGGGTCAGGTATCCGGCAGCTTTGGGGATGAAACAGAGGCCGCGGTCGAGAAGCTACAGGAGGTAAACGGCTTAAACATCGATGGAAAAGTAGGACGTCAGACCATAAACCTGCTTTACAGTGAAGAGATTAAGCCCAACTTTCTGTCTTATGGAGAAAAAAGCTATTTGGTTTTATCCAGTCAGCAGCGCCTTAAGGAGTTGGGGTATTTAACAACCACTCCGGATGGGGCATACGGAAATGATACGGTGATAGCGGTGAAACAGTTCCAGTCCCGGAATGACCTGGTTGTGGATGGATATTTAGGGCCGTCCACCCGGATCACCTTAATGAGCGCTGGGGCGCAGCCTAATGGCCTGACCCTGGGTGAACAGGGGGAATCGGTTACCAGGATCCAGCAGCTGTTAAATAAATACGGGTATCTGGCTTCCGCTAATGTGACAGGATATTACGGTGAAGTGACGGAAAAGGCGGTTAAGGCATTCCAGAACAACAATGGACTGAAAGCGGATGGTTCTGTAGGACAGCTTACCATGAGTAAGCTTACGGGAAGCGGTATAAAATCCGCAGGCTCTTCCGGTTCCGCAGGTGGTTCCTCAGGAGGAACCGTTAAGGGAGGCTCCGGCGTAAGCGGACTGCTTTCTATTGCAAGATCAAAGCTTGGACGCCCCTATGTATGGGGGGCCAAGGGTTCGGAATCCTTTGACTGCTCTGGATTTGTCTACTGGTCTCTCAACCAGGCTGGCGTCAGACAGAGCTATCTGACCTCTTCCGGTTGGAGAAACGTAGGTAAATATACAAAGATCACCAGCTTTGGAAACCTGCAGGCAGGCGATATTGTGGTGGTAAGCGGCCACGTGGGAATCGTAGCCGGAGGCGGAAAAGTTATCGATGCTTCTTCCAGTAACGGACGGGTAGTGGAGCGTTCCTTAAGCTCCTGGTGGAAACGCAACTTTATCTGTGGCTGGCGTATATTTGGATAG
- a CDS encoding MATE family efflux transporter, which translates to MSMKTQKKAINMVTDSPGRALLLFALPLILGNLFQQFYNIIDSVVVGRFVGEEALASVGASYSITNVFIAIAVGGGIGSSVVVSQFLGAKQTGNMKTAISTTLINFLSIGVILGGLGLLFNHRILSFMNTPENVFYDASVYLGIYFIGLPFLFMYNVQASVFQALGDSKTPLYLLVFSSLLNVILDLLLVTQFYMGVAGVAIATLIAQGFSAVLSFLVLIKRLKGYETTEPFRLYDWNMMLHMMRVAIPSTLQQSIVHIGMLLVQSVVNGFGSAVMAGFAAGTRIESICIVPMLALGNAMSTYTAQNIGAGKTDRVKTGYRYCFLMAGVFAVFICVIMETWGDLFIRSFLNEGSAETAFQTGMDYVRFISFFYIFIGCKSITDGLLRGAGDVVIFTVANLVNLAIRVSIAAMFAPVIGVQAVWFAVPMGWTANYIISFFRYLSGKWEKIRLIS; encoded by the coding sequence ATGAGTATGAAAACGCAGAAAAAAGCAATTAATATGGTTACAGATTCACCGGGAAGGGCCCTTTTGCTCTTTGCCCTTCCCTTGATTCTTGGAAATTTATTTCAGCAGTTTTATAATATTATAGACTCTGTCGTGGTCGGACGGTTTGTGGGGGAGGAGGCCCTGGCATCAGTAGGTGCTTCCTATTCCATCACAAATGTGTTTATCGCCATTGCGGTAGGAGGCGGAATCGGAAGCTCGGTGGTGGTGTCCCAGTTTTTAGGGGCAAAGCAGACTGGAAATATGAAAACCGCCATATCCACCACTCTTATAAACTTTTTATCCATAGGAGTGATACTGGGCGGTCTCGGGCTTCTTTTCAATCACCGGATTTTAAGCTTCATGAACACCCCGGAGAATGTATTTTATGATGCCTCGGTGTATCTTGGGATTTATTTTATCGGGCTGCCCTTCTTATTCATGTATAACGTACAGGCTTCTGTATTTCAGGCCCTGGGAGATTCTAAGACTCCCTTATATCTGCTGGTATTTTCTTCTCTATTAAACGTTATACTGGATCTTTTGCTTGTGACCCAGTTTTATATGGGGGTAGCCGGTGTGGCGATAGCCACCTTGATCGCTCAGGGATTTTCAGCGGTCCTTTCCTTTCTCGTTTTGATAAAACGGTTAAAGGGGTATGAGACAACAGAACCATTTCGGCTTTATGACTGGAATATGATGCTTCATATGATGCGGGTTGCCATTCCCTCCACCCTTCAGCAGTCCATCGTCCATATCGGAATGCTCCTCGTGCAGTCTGTGGTCAATGGTTTTGGCTCTGCGGTCATGGCGGGCTTTGCGGCGGGAACCAGGATCGAATCGATCTGTATTGTTCCCATGCTTGCTCTTGGAAATGCCATGTCTACCTATACGGCTCAGAACATAGGTGCTGGAAAGACAGACCGGGTAAAAACAGGCTACCGTTACTGCTTTCTCATGGCAGGGGTTTTTGCGGTTTTTATCTGTGTCATTATGGAGACCTGGGGAGACTTGTTTATTCGAAGCTTTTTAAACGAAGGCAGTGCAGAAACAGCGTTTCAGACAGGCATGGATTATGTCCGGTTCATTTCCTTTTTCTATATCTTCATTGGCTGTAAGTCGATCACAGACGGACTTTTGCGTGGCGCAGGAGATGTGGTGATATTTACTGTTGCCAATCTGGTAAATCTGGCGATCCGGGTGTCGATAGCGGCAATGTTCGCTCCCGTTATTGGCGTCCAGGCCGTTTGGTTTGCGGTTCCAATGGGCTGGACGGCCAATTATATTATATCATTCTTCCGTTATCTGTCGGGAAAGTGGGAGAAGATACGGCTCATTTCTTGA
- a CDS encoding sensor histidine kinase, which translates to MKKRKDFAVLMHLLFSLLVVVGVSIMYSNSHYGEGIHWINHETYEDTPEFTRQLKSDIDDIFNYVKYKEVFETNGKLDYSKPIVRVIEGPGTTTEYTVDEMIRRAKSLGYYLNEQFKVSGGQPAADSSDSYVRVDYRAYEPDFKITEPGEAFLTMDQLAYEVLTHLGNYYSFFYRFIQNPSNLKFEVLYQNTPEDYKLYSNVTGKSINDFKSMGRYLYVTGEALYVDSNLTTVPQNISSQLEKMNPYNNGNYHMTIAVDTTYPYSDAYAKAAASYDQMRLLFITGMISLCLGILGCIATLYALVSMIGQSDRKQSGPLERIDRLPAESCLLLYSVAAILALFLANRLANKIIHLFFAVDHWDYGELALRVLIYYAAGLSAALSLLKRYKAGNLWTGSLMHGGFKNLSLYFKNRRFTTRIMLSYTLFLVFNVAMTMAFAFLLFTYNSLESRILMGAVALLFFCLDFWIFHQMYKNAWETDQINEALLNISRGDTTYKINTLKFNGKERELAEHINHISTGLETALQEKVRSERLKADLITNVSHDIKTPLTSIINYVDLIKREKIQDPKIQGYLEVLEQKSQRLKTLTEDLVEASKASSGNLKLDITSIDFVELIHQTNGEFEEKFALRNLELVSTLPADSILIEADGRYLWRVLENLYNNAFKYAMEHSRVYVDVTLEENMAVFTMKNISQNPLNIRADELTERFVRGDVARTTEGSGLGISIAKSLAELQGGELRLYIDGDLFKAGVAFPVKK; encoded by the coding sequence ATGAAAAAAAGAAAAGATTTTGCAGTCCTCATGCATTTGCTCTTCTCCCTTCTCGTTGTCGTAGGCGTCTCCATCATGTACAGCAATTCCCATTACGGGGAGGGAATCCACTGGATCAACCATGAGACTTATGAGGACACGCCTGAATTCACCCGTCAGCTTAAATCTGATATTGATGATATTTTTAATTATGTAAAATATAAGGAAGTATTTGAAACCAACGGAAAGCTTGACTATTCAAAGCCCATTGTCCGGGTCATAGAAGGTCCGGGGACCACAACGGAATATACGGTGGACGAGATGATACGGAGGGCCAAATCCCTGGGCTATTATCTGAATGAGCAATTTAAGGTGAGCGGAGGGCAGCCGGCTGCAGATAGCTCAGACTCGTATGTACGGGTAGATTACCGGGCCTATGAACCGGATTTTAAAATCACGGAGCCCGGAGAAGCATTTCTTACCATGGACCAGCTGGCCTATGAGGTGCTTACCCACCTGGGCAACTACTATTCATTTTTTTACCGTTTTATTCAAAATCCAAGCAACTTAAAGTTTGAAGTCCTCTATCAGAACACACCTGAAGATTATAAGCTATACAGCAACGTTACCGGTAAATCCATCAATGATTTTAAGTCAATGGGAAGATACCTTTACGTAACAGGAGAAGCGCTTTATGTGGATTCCAACTTAACCACTGTCCCCCAAAATATTTCTTCCCAGCTGGAAAAGATGAATCCCTATAACAACGGCAATTATCATATGACAATAGCTGTGGATACTACCTATCCTTATAGCGATGCTTACGCCAAAGCCGCTGCTTCCTATGACCAGATGCGTTTGTTATTCATCACCGGAATGATCAGCCTGTGCCTGGGAATCCTGGGTTGTATCGCGACCCTGTATGCCCTGGTAAGCATGATTGGGCAGTCAGACAGGAAACAGAGCGGTCCCTTAGAACGGATTGACCGGCTCCCTGCAGAGAGCTGTCTCCTTCTGTATTCTGTGGCTGCCATCCTTGCCCTGTTTCTTGCAAACCGGCTTGCAAATAAAATTATTCACCTTTTCTTTGCCGTTGATCATTGGGATTACGGAGAGCTGGCCCTTCGGGTCCTCATTTATTATGCAGCCGGACTGTCAGCTGCATTAAGTTTGTTAAAACGTTATAAGGCAGGAAATCTCTGGACCGGAAGTCTTATGCACGGGGGATTTAAAAATTTGTCCCTGTACTTTAAAAACCGGCGCTTTACTACGCGGATTATGCTTTCTTATACCTTATTCCTGGTCTTTAACGTTGCCATGACAATGGCTTTTGCCTTCCTTTTATTTACCTATAACAGCCTAGAATCCCGGATTCTTATGGGGGCAGTTGCTCTGCTGTTTTTCTGCCTTGATTTTTGGATATTCCATCAGATGTACAAAAATGCATGGGAGACCGATCAAATTAATGAGGCCCTCTTAAATATATCCAGAGGAGATACCACTTATAAGATCAATACCTTGAAATTTAACGGAAAAGAGCGGGAACTGGCTGAGCACATCAATCACATCAGCACAGGACTTGAAACGGCACTCCAGGAAAAGGTACGAAGTGAACGCTTAAAAGCAGACTTAATCACCAATGTATCTCATGACATTAAGACGCCCCTGACATCCATCATAAATTATGTGGACCTAATAAAAAGGGAAAAGATTCAAGACCCGAAGATTCAGGGCTATTTAGAAGTCCTGGAACAGAAATCCCAGCGATTAAAGACTTTGACAGAAGATCTGGTAGAGGCCTCAAAGGCGAGCTCAGGAAATTTAAAGCTTGACATCACCAGCATTGATTTTGTAGAACTTATTCACCAGACTAACGGAGAATTTGAAGAAAAATTTGCTCTCCGGAATCTGGAACTGGTTTCCACCCTGCCGGCCGATTCCATCCTGATCGAGGCGGACGGCAGGTATTTGTGGAGAGTGCTTGAGAACCTTTATAACAATGCGTTTAAGTATGCCATGGAACACAGCCGGGTATACGTAGACGTTACTCTGGAAGAGAATATGGCAGTTTTCACCATGAAGAATATATCTCAAAACCCGTTAAACATCCGTGCGGATGAACTGACTGAACGCTTTGTCCGGGGAGATGTTGCCCGGACCACGGAAGGAAGCGGGCTGGGAATCTCTATCGCAAAAAGCCTGGCCGAGCTTCAGGGCGGGGAATTAAGGCTTTACATTGACGGAGATCTATTTAAAGCAGGCGTAGCCTTCCCCGTCAAGAAATGA
- a CDS encoding response regulator transcription factor: MQNILVCDDDKQIVEAIDIYLTGEGFHVIKAYDGYDALKLLEEHEVDLMILDVMMPGLDGIRTTLKVRETSSIPIIILSAKSEDTDKILGLNIGADDYITKPFNPLELVARVKSQLRRYTQLGNMNQQPAGQVYKCGGLAINDDNKEVAVEGELIKLTPIEYNILLLLVKNAGKVFSIDEIYEQIWNEEAIGADNTVAVHIRHIREKIEINPREPRYLKVVWGVGYKIEKQ; encoded by the coding sequence ATGCAGAATATTTTAGTATGTGATGATGACAAACAAATTGTGGAAGCTATTGATATATATTTAACAGGAGAAGGGTTTCATGTGATTAAAGCCTATGATGGCTATGATGCCCTAAAGCTTCTGGAAGAACACGAAGTGGATTTAATGATACTGGATGTAATGATGCCGGGTCTTGACGGAATCCGGACCACGTTAAAGGTCCGTGAGACAAGCAGCATCCCCATCATCATCCTCTCTGCCAAATCCGAGGATACCGATAAAATCCTGGGATTAAACATCGGAGCAGATGATTATATTACCAAGCCCTTTAATCCGCTGGAGCTGGTAGCCAGGGTAAAATCGCAGCTGCGCCGTTATACCCAGCTTGGTAACATGAACCAACAGCCAGCCGGACAAGTGTATAAATGCGGAGGCCTGGCCATTAACGACGATAACAAGGAGGTTGCCGTAGAGGGAGAACTGATCAAGCTGACTCCCATTGAGTACAACATCCTGCTGCTTTTAGTAAAGAATGCGGGAAAAGTATTTTCCATTGACGAAATCTATGAGCAGATCTGGAATGAAGAAGCAATCGGCGCAGATAATACCGTGGCTGTACACATCCGGCACATCCGGGAAAAGATCGAAATCAACCCAAGAGAACCTCGCTACTTAAAAGTGGTATGGGGCGTAGGCTATAAGATAGAGAAACAATAG
- a CDS encoding tyrosine-type recombinase/integrase: protein MAEKKKKRKDGRYSKQVTIGLRNGKPIRKTIYGKTQKELDKNYRDFMSLKDKGIILQEINMTFRELSELWLTNEKIGSVTDQSITVTRSELRTINSFIGDIKVKDLKQSHIESFRSSMIKSGKPIRYNTCLGRIRAIVRYAVYKEILAVDITAGMKDIKNARRTKKRALTSSERQLIDNAELNDFERCFINLLLYTGMRKCEALALNVSDIDFKKRRIEVSKTLVTSKKTSCCLQEYTKTTAGKRYIPIPSLLLPVLLEYTTGQSGILFKSKTGSYIGLGSFNGRWNKILQKLQAVSKTPLPSDITAHIFRHTYASDLYKAGVDIKQAQYLLGHDDIKTTLDTYTHFGYTDVKVDKLESYYNAVKMQSNEKIVAFKHA from the coding sequence ATGGCTGAGAAAAAGAAGAAAAGAAAGGATGGACGATACTCCAAACAGGTGACAATAGGACTAAGGAACGGTAAGCCGATCCGTAAAACCATTTACGGAAAAACGCAAAAAGAACTGGACAAAAATTATAGGGATTTCATGAGTTTAAAAGATAAGGGGATTATTCTGCAGGAAATAAATATGACCTTCCGAGAGCTTTCGGAGTTATGGCTTACGAATGAAAAGATAGGGAGTGTTACAGATCAATCCATAACCGTTACTCGCAGCGAGCTAAGAACCATTAATTCTTTTATCGGAGATATCAAAGTAAAAGACTTAAAACAGAGCCACATTGAGAGCTTTCGAAGTTCGATGATCAAATCCGGTAAACCCATACGTTATAATACGTGCTTAGGCAGAATCCGGGCAATAGTACGATATGCAGTATATAAGGAAATACTAGCAGTAGACATCACAGCAGGCATGAAGGACATTAAAAATGCAAGGAGGACAAAGAAGCGAGCCTTAACATCATCAGAACGGCAGCTTATTGATAATGCGGAATTAAATGACTTTGAACGCTGCTTTATCAACCTCCTTCTATACACTGGCATGAGAAAATGTGAGGCACTAGCATTAAATGTGTCCGACATTGATTTTAAAAAGAGACGTATTGAGGTATCAAAAACATTGGTTACCAGTAAAAAAACTAGTTGCTGTTTACAGGAGTACACTAAGACAACCGCTGGAAAACGGTATATCCCTATACCGAGCCTCCTACTTCCAGTCTTACTTGAGTACACAACTGGGCAATCCGGAATTCTATTCAAATCAAAAACTGGCAGCTATATAGGCCTAGGCTCCTTTAATGGACGATGGAATAAAATCCTTCAGAAACTGCAAGCCGTATCAAAAACACCGTTGCCAAGTGATATTACCGCGCACATCTTCCGGCATACCTACGCAAGCGATCTTTACAAAGCTGGCGTAGATATTAAGCAGGCCCAATATCTCTTAGGACACGATGATATAAAAACCACCCTGGACACTTACACTCATTTTGGATACACGGATGTAAAAGTGGATAAACTTGAGTCATATTATAATGCAGTCAAGATGCAGTCAAATGAAAAGATAGTAGCCTTCAAACACGCATAA
- a CDS encoding ImmA/IrrE family metallo-endopeptidase gives MNDLEKEEQEAADVGLHIDYVPFKSENIKGLYCDGSIAISNRIETCVEKACILAEELGHHHTSSGIILNMESTANQKQENFARLWAYNKMVTIEKIISAKEAGCCNRYEIAEHLCVTESFLQDAIDCYHSKYGLGMQKEEYIIFFEPFNICKMTN, from the coding sequence ATGAATGACTTAGAAAAAGAAGAACAGGAAGCGGCAGACGTTGGTTTACACATCGACTATGTTCCTTTTAAGAGTGAAAATATTAAAGGCTTATACTGTGATGGGTCTATAGCAATTAGTAATCGCATTGAAACGTGTGTAGAAAAAGCATGTATACTTGCTGAAGAATTAGGGCACCATCATACATCTTCTGGTATAATTTTAAATATGGAAAGCACCGCCAATCAGAAACAGGAAAATTTTGCAAGGCTTTGGGCCTATAATAAAATGGTGACAATAGAAAAAATAATTTCTGCTAAGGAAGCTGGTTGCTGTAATCGATATGAGATTGCCGAACATCTTTGCGTAACTGAGTCTTTTCTCCAAGATGCAATAGATTGTTATCATTCCAAATATGGCCTCGGCATGCAAAAGGAAGAATACATAATTTTTTTTGAACCATTCAATATATGCAAAATGACTAATTAA
- a CDS encoding helix-turn-helix domain-containing protein, translated as MSLKERIRELCKINGISIPNLESELGFGSGTISKWDKSAPSVDKLQKIAERFDVSMDFLTTGQEYNRAPETLAAHFDGGDLSEEEMEEIMNYVEFVKSRRNK; from the coding sequence ATGTCACTAAAAGAACGTATTCGTGAACTTTGCAAGATTAATGGGATTAGTATTCCAAACCTTGAAAGTGAGCTTGGTTTCGGCAGTGGTACCATTTCAAAATGGGACAAGTCTGCGCCGTCAGTAGATAAGTTACAGAAGATTGCAGAACGTTTCGATGTATCAATGGATTTTCTAACAACAGGACAAGAGTATAATCGCGCTCCTGAAACTTTAGCTGCTCATTTTGACGGGGGTGATCTGTCAGAAGAGGAAATGGAAGAAATTATGAATTACGTTGAGTTTGTGAAAAGCAGACGAAATAAATAG
- a CDS encoding helix-turn-helix domain-containing protein, giving the protein MFFDKIRALAEEKGISIYKLEKDAELSKGSICKWNENIPSVDKIQRVAKLLGVTVDSLLEDSQDT; this is encoded by the coding sequence GTGTTTTTCGACAAGATAAGAGCTCTCGCAGAGGAAAAAGGAATTTCAATTTACAAATTAGAAAAGGATGCAGAACTTTCAAAAGGTAGCATTTGTAAGTGGAATGAGAACATTCCGTCTGTAGATAAGATTCAAAGGGTTGCAAAATTATTGGGTGTAACCGTAGACAGCTTACTAGAAGACTCCCAGGATACATAA
- a CDS encoding MerR family transcriptional regulator, with amino-acid sequence MSDKQFLTIKDCVERHGISHNTIESLFKRKGSPAIRVGRRWQVDVNKWDQYLLKLAEESKG; translated from the coding sequence ATGTCGGACAAACAATTTCTAACAATCAAGGACTGCGTGGAACGTCATGGCATAAGCCATAACACGATAGAGTCCCTGTTCAAACGTAAAGGATCTCCTGCCATCCGTGTTGGCCGCAGATGGCAGGTTGATGTAAACAAGTGGGATCAGTATCTGCTTAAATTAGCAGAAGAAAGTAAGGGGTGA
- a CDS encoding trigger factor → MSKKYRKLWILLREKLTDYENNEKDLEDKEVYHFVLTEMNKMEAAEFLED, encoded by the coding sequence ATGAGTAAGAAATATCGTAAGCTCTGGATTCTTCTCAGGGAGAAACTGACTGATTATGAAAACAACGAGAAGGATCTGGAGGATAAGGAAGTCTATCATTTTGTACTGACTGAGATGAACAAAATGGAAGCTGCGGAATTTTTGGAGGATTAA
- a CDS encoding AAA family ATPase produces the protein MSKVICIAGESGSGKTTSMRNLDPKSTYYIDADKKGLSWKGWRGQYNEENKNYLKCDDANVVRMYIKKLAQDCPRIKTIVIDTINGLMVADEMRRSKEKGFDKWVDLAACVWDLVCECYDYRDDLIIIFSAHTQTDHDENGYMFTRIKTSGKKLDKIVLESKFTTVLLSKCVDGKYLFETQAKNSTAKTPLGAFETFEIENDIVQVIQALEEY, from the coding sequence ATGTCAAAAGTAATCTGTATTGCCGGCGAGTCTGGTTCTGGGAAGACAACTTCCATGAGGAATTTAGATCCCAAATCTACATATTACATAGATGCGGACAAGAAAGGATTGTCCTGGAAAGGCTGGAGAGGTCAGTATAACGAGGAGAATAAGAACTACTTAAAATGTGATGATGCTAATGTGGTTCGGATGTATATTAAAAAGCTGGCACAGGATTGTCCTCGAATAAAGACCATTGTAATTGATACGATCAATGGCCTTATGGTGGCAGATGAAATGCGCCGGAGTAAGGAAAAAGGATTTGACAAGTGGGTAGATCTGGCTGCATGTGTCTGGGATCTGGTCTGCGAATGCTATGACTACCGAGATGATCTTATTATTATTTTTTCGGCCCATACACAAACGGACCATGACGAAAATGGATATATGTTCACCAGGATTAAGACTTCCGGGAAGAAGCTGGACAAGATTGTTCTTGAAAGTAAGTTTACTACAGTGCTTCTTTCCAAATGTGTTGATGGGAAATATCTGTTTGAAACTCAGGCCAAGAACAGCACGGCAAAAACTCCCTTAGGAGCATTTGAAACCTTTGAAATAGAAAATGACATTGTACAAGTTATTCAAGCATTGGAGGAATATTAA